The nucleotide window GATGCGCACCAGCACGCGTGCGTCCGGAGTGGCGGCGAGAAAGGCTTCGAGGTTGCCACGTGCCTCGGCCTTGAGGCTTTCTGCCACGGCGTCTTCAAGGTCGACGATGACCGCGTCGGCGCCGCTCGCCAGCGCCTTGGAAATGCGCTCCGGGCGGGTCGCCGGGACGAACAGCGCGCTACGGATGATCGATGAGTTCATGGGCTGGCTCCTGGGCACGCTCATACCGCGCCCTGCTCGTGCAGGCGCTGGATATCGCCCGGCGCGTAGCCGAGTTCGCTCAGCAGCGCGTCGGTGTGCTGGCCCAGCGCGGGGATCGGGTCCATGCGCGGGGTGAAGGCTTCGTTGCGCCCCGGCGGCAGCAGCGCTGGCAGCTTGCCGGACGGGCTGTCCACCTCGCTCCAGCGCTGACGCGCCTGAAGCTGCGGGTGGGCCCAGACGCCGGCCATGTCGTTGACGTGAGCGTTGGCGATGGGTGCGGCATCCAGCCGGGCAATCACCTCGTCGGCGCTCAGCCGGCTGAACGCCTCGACGATGAGGGCGCGCAGCTCGGCACGGTGTTCCGAGCGCAGCGAGTTGCTGGAGAAGCGCGCGTCGCTGGCCAGTGCCGGTTGTAGCAGGACTTTTTCGCAGAACAGCAGCCACTCGCGCTCGTTCTGCAGGCCGAGCATCACCGTGCCGCCATCGCCGGTGGGGAACGGACCGTAGGGGTAGATGGTGGCGTGCGCGGCACCGGCGCGCGGCGGCGGCGTGGCGCCCTTGTAGGCGTAATACAGCGGGTAGCCCATCCACTCGACCAGGCTTTCCAGCATGGACACGTCGATGCGGCTGCCGACGCCGGTCTTGTCGCGCAGCATCAGCGCCGACAGCACGCCGGTGTAGGCGTACATGCCGGCGGCAATATCGGCGATGGAACAGCCGGCCTTGGCCATCTCGGTTTCGCCCGGCCCGCCGGTGACGGAGAGGAAGCCGCCCTCGCTCTGGATCAGCAGGTCATAGGCCTTCTTCTGTTCGTACGGGCCGCCTTCACCGTAGCCGGAGATGTCGCAGACGATCAGCCGCGGGAAGCGTTCGTGCAGCGCTTCGAACGACAGTCCCATGCGCGCCGCGGCACCGGGCGCGAGGTTCTGCACCAGCACGTCGGCCTTGGCCAAGAGCTGGTCGAGCACCTGCGTGGCGGCGTCCTGTTTCACGTCGAGGGTCAGGCTTTCCTTGGAGCGGTTGGTCCAGACGAAATGCGAAGCCAAGCCGTCGACGCGCTCGTCATAGCCGCGGGCGAAATCGCCGGCACCGGGGCGCTCGACCTTGATTACCCGCGCACCGAGGTCCGCCAGCTGGCGCGTGCAGAACGGCGCGGCAATGGCGTGCTCGAGGCTGACCACGGTGATGCCATCGAGAGGGCGGGGTTTGACTTGGGTGTCGTTCATGTTCGGTTCCTGCAAATTCGGCGTAGGGTGGAAATCGGCGAAGCCATTTCCACGCGTTTGTTCAGGTCCATCCGGCTCCAAGCGATGCGACGGGGTGCCGTACAAACCGGTGGAAAAGACCTGCGGTCGCTTTCCACCCTACGTTCAGGCCAGCGCGTCCAGCCGCTCCAGCTCGCGCAAACGCCAGACCCTGTCGATCAATTCGCCCGCCTCGTCATCGCTGCGCGCCGCGGAGAACTGCACCAGGCGGCGGAACTTGTCCTCCAGCTCGGCGCGGCTCAGCGTGTTGCTCGGGTCGCCCTTCGGCTCGTCGATGGCGCCGTGCAGCGTGCGGCCATCGGCGGTGATCACTTCGACGCGACCGAGCCAGCGTGCCGGGTAGGCGCCGTCCACCTCGGGATCGAGCGTCATCGAGACCTTCTCGCGGAACTCGCCGACGCGCGGGTCGCTGAGCGCATGGCTGTGGAATTCGGTCAGGCCGGCCTTGCCGTACAGGGCGATCAGCCCCAGCACGGTGCCCATGGAGAACTTGGCCTGATGCACCGTCTGCGGCACCGTCACGCGGCCGAGCACGTCGATCGCGCCCTGGTGCACGCGGGTGGTGACCGAGGCAATGTCATCGGCCCCGAGCCCCTCGCGCTGCATCAGCGCCAGCAGCGCATCGGCCGCCGGATGGGTATGCCGGCAGGAGGCGTGGAACTTGAACGAGGTTTCCGCCAGCGCCCAGCGCGTGCCGAGCCGGTCGGACAGCTTGCTCGGCTCGGCATCGCGGGACATGCCCGCCGCCATGCCCTGCTCGCCTTCGAGAATGTCTTGCGCGCCGGTCAGGCCATCGGCGGTCAGGTAGGCGGCGAGCAGGCCATCGGCAGCCGCCTTGGCGGTGTGTAGCTGCTTGGAGTCCGCCGCGTCACGGAGAAACTCCCACAGCCCCGCCGCTTGCGTACCGGCGCTGCCGAGCAGATGGGTGAACTGCTGCTGGTCGAAATCCATCAGCTTGCCAACGGCCACCGCCGCGGCCAGGGTGCCGACCGTCGCGGTGGTGTGGAAGATGCGGTAATGCGAGCGGCCGAGGAACTCGCCGATGCGGATGCCCGCCTCGTAGCCGGCCACCGAGGCCACCAACAGCTCGCGGCCGGACTTGCCGAGATCCTGCGCCGCCGCCAGCGCAGCGGGAAACACCACGGTGGCCGGGTGCAACACGGAGCTGTTGTGCAGGTCGTCCTGCTCCACCAGGTGCGAGCTGGCGGCATTCACCAGCGCGGCGAAATAGGCCGAGCTGCTCTGGCCGTTGACCAGAATGCGCGCCGGTCCTTCGGCCGGACCCATCTTCTGCGCGTAACGCTCGAACAGCGGAATCGGATGCGCGCCGGCGCTGGCCAGCGCGGAGCCGAGCCAGTCGAGAAACAGGTCTTCGGTGCGGGCGAGCACCGCGTCGGGAATCTGCTCGTAAGCGAGTCCGGCGAGAAATTCGGTCAGGGCGCGGGTGTGCTGGCTCATGCGCTCGGCTCCAGGGGGTTGGATAGTTCGATCAGATTGAAATCGGGGTCGCGAACGTAGACCGAGCGGATCGGCCCGGTGGCGCCGGTGCGTTGCACCGGACCTTCGAGAATGGCGACCTGCTGCGCCTTAAGGTGCGCGATTACCTGCTCCAGCGGCGTGGCGACGATGAAGCACAGGTCCGCCGAACCGGGAATGGGACGCTCGGCCTTGGGCTCGAATTCGCGCCCGGCCTGGTGCAGGTTGATCTTCTGGTTGCCGAAGGCCAGCGCCTTGCGCCCTTCGCCGAAGGTCACCGCCTGCATGCCGAGCACGCGGGTGTAGAAGTCCACCGAGGTCTCGATATCGGCAACGGTGAGGACCAAGTGGTCGAGATGGCTGATGTTCATGACGCACGTCCCTCTTTCGCAGGGTGGAAATCGCGCAGCATTTCCACCTGTGTCGCCTGTTTGGTACGCGTGGAAAAGGCTTCGCCGTTTTCCACCCTACGTTCGGCTCCGTTAGAACGAGCGCGGCAGCTCGAGCAGGTGCTCGGCCACGTACGACAGGATCAGGTTGGTGGAGATCGGCGCCACCTGGTACAGCCGCGTCTCGCGGAATTTGCGCTCGACGTCGTATTCGTTGGCGAAGCCGAAGCCGCCGTGGGTCTGCAGGCAGGCGTTGGCGGCCTCCCAGCTGGCCTTCGCTGCGAGGTACTTGGCCATGTTGGCGGCCGCCCCGGCATTGCGACCGGCGTCGTATTCCTCGCAGGCGCGCCAGCGCATCAGGTCGGCGGCCTCGATCTCGATATGCGCTTCGGCGATGGGAAACTGCACGCCCTGGTTCTGCCCGATGGGCCGGCCGAATACCACACGGTCGCGGGCGTACTGCGCGGACTTCTCGACGAACCAGCGGCCATCGCCGATGCACTCGGCGGCGATCAGCGTGCGCTCGGCATTCAGACCGTCGAGGATGTAGCGAAAGCCCTTGCCCTCCTCGCCGATCAGGCTGCTGGCGGGGATTTCCAGGTTGTCGAAGAACAGCTCGTTGGTCTCGTGGTTGACCATGTTGGCGATCGGCTGCACGGTCAGGCCGTTGCCGATGGCCTCGCGCAGGTCGACGAGGAAGATCGACATGCCCTCGGACTTGCGCTGCACCTCGGCCAGCGGCGTGGTGCGTGCCAGCAGGATCATCAGGTCGGAATGCTGGATGCGCGAGATCCATACCTTCTGCCCGTTGATGACGTACTTGTCGCCCTTCTTCACCGCCGTGGTCTTGATCTTGGTGGTGTCGGTGCCGGTGGTCGGCTCGGTGACGCCCATGGACTGCAGGCGCAGCTCGCCGCTCGCCAGCTTCGGCAGGTAGTAGCGTTTCTGCTCCTCGCTGCCGTTTCTGAGCAGGGTGAACATGTTGTACATCTGCCCGTGGATGGTCCCGGAGTTGCCGCCGCAACGGTTGACCTCTTCGAGAATCACCGAAGCCTCGGCCAGGCCCAGGCCCGAGCCGCCGTATTCTTCCGGAATCATCGCCGAGAGCCAGCCGGCCTCGGTCATGGCGGTGACGAAGGCTTCCGGGAAGCCCTTTTCCTCGTCGATCCTGCGCCAGTATTCGGCGGGAAATTCGGCACAGAGGGCGCGCACGCCTTCGCGGATGAAGCTCAGTTCTTCGGTCTTGTTCGGGGTCATCTCGGTTTCTCGCTTGTGCGGCACGCGGCCTCAACGGTGGATAAGGCTGCGCCGTTATCCACCCTACGATTCAGTCGAATTCCACTTCGGCTTTCTGCGCCAGGCCGTTGTGGTCGCCGGCCCAGAGTTCGGCCTTGCCCGGCGCGACGATGCGGCCGCCGACCTCGAACGGCTGCGGCGCGATCAGCGGGCGCAGGCCGCGGTAAGCGAAGCGCCGCAGGCGCGCGTCGGGATTGGCGCGGCAGAAGGCGCGCAGGTTCAAGGTTGCGATCAGCGGGCCGTGAACGACCAGGCCGGCATAGCCTTCGGTCTCGGTGACGTAGGGCCAGTCGTAATGGATGCGGTGGCCGTTGAAGGTGACCGCCGAATAGCGGAATAGCAGCGTCGGCGTCGGCGTCACCGCCTCGCGCCAGTCACCGGCGACCATCGGCTCGCCGCTGCTGGCCTTGGGCGGAGTGGGTTCACGGTAGACGATGTCCTGCTCCTCGCGGATCGCCAGGCGGCCGTCTTGCAGGTAGTCGTGCTGCACGGTGACGAACAGCAACGCGCCGCTGCGGCCGTGCTTTTCCTCGATGTGCTTGATGGTGGAAACCCGCCTTGCCTCGCCGCCGGCCTCCAGCGGACGGAGGAACTCGACCCGGCCGCCGGCCCACATGCGGTTGCGGTCGGCGGCCGGTGGCAGGAAGCCGCCGCGCGCCGGATGGCCGTCTTCGCCGAGACCGCTCTCGAACACCGGCTCCTGGAAGAAACACCATTGCCACAGCGGCGGCAGCGCCTCGCCGTGCGCCGGCGTCTTCTCGCCGAGCGTGGCGGCAATGCGCATCAGCAGGTTGCGGCTGAGCTGGTCGTGAACTTCTTCGGTGCGGCCTATCCAGGCGGAAATATCGGTCATTGCGGTTACCGGTTGTTGTCTTGTTTGAATCGAGGATGCAATGGAGCCGGCGTTCCGGGAATTTGTATTTTTCGACACCCGCGTTCGGCTAAGCTGAACGCCAATCACCGTACGAGGCTCGTCCATGCATTTCGATCTGGCCGATCTGCGCCTGTTTATCCATATCGCCGAATCGCCCAGCCTGACTCAGGGCGCCCGCCGCGCGCACCTCTCCCCGGCTGCCGCCAGCGCGCGGATCAAGGCGTTGGAAAGCCAGCTCGACAGCCGCCTGCTGTATCGCGACAGCCGTGGTGTGGAGCTGACGCCCGCCGGGCAGAAGCTGCTGCAGCACGCGCGGCTGATCATGCGCCAGGTGGATTACCTGAAAAGCGAGTTCACCGAATACGGCACCGATTCGGCCGGCCACATCCGTATCTTCGCCAACACCACGGCGGTGACCGAATTCCTCCCCGAGGTGCTGGCGGGTTTCCTCGCGCAACGTCCGGGGGTGACGGTCGATCTGCAGGAGCGCCTGAGCCGCGACATCGTCCGCGGCGTGCTCGATGGCAGCACCGACATGGGCATCATCGCCGGCCCGGTACGCGCCGAAGGCTTGCAGGTGCTGCATTTCAGCACCGACCGCCTGCTGCTGGCGGTGCCGGTCGGCCACCCGCTGGCCGGCGAGTCGAACCTGACTCTGCGCCAGACCCTGGCCTACCAGCACATCGGCCTGCACGAAGGCAGCACGCTGCTGACCTTCCTGCGCGATCAGGTGGAAAAGCTCGGCGGTCAGCTGTCGTTGCGCATCCAGGTGTCGAGCTTCGAGGCGGTGTGTCGGATGATCGAGGCCGGTGTCGGCATCGGCATCATTCCCGAATCCGCCGCGCGCCGGCACAGCCGCACCATGCAGCTGGCGCTGGTGCAGCTCGACGAGCCTTGGGCGGTGCGCGAACGCAGCATCCTGGTGCGCGAGCTGGACGCCCTGCCCGGTTCGGTGCGGGCCCTGATCGCTACCCTGGCGCCCAATGTAGCCGCCGAAACGAACGTTGCCCGGCCTTTGCTGCCGAACGGCGGTTAGGCACGCATCGCCGAACCTCTGCAGGGAGCTGACATGTCCGCACTGACCAACAGGCTGTTTCGCCTGTATCACCGAGTCATCGGCAGCATCGCCTTCTACCCGACGCTTATCGCCCTGGGCCTGGCCTGCCTGTGCCTGATCACCATCGTGCTGGAGCTGACCTGGCTGCAGCCCTACAAGGAACAGCTCGAACTTGGCGTGGTGAAAAACGCCGAGAACGCCCGGCTGATACTCGGCACCCTGGTCGGCGGGATCATCTCGCTGATGGTGTTCAGCTTCTCCATGGTCATGGTGGTGCTCAATTCGGCCGCCTCCTCACTGTCGCCGCGGGTCATTCCCGGGCTGATCAGCAGCCGCAGTCATCAGCTGGTGCTCGGCGTCTATCTCGGCACGATCATCGGTTCGCTGATGCTCATTTCCACCATTCAGGAAGGCGACGACATCAACGTGCCGAGTCTGGGCGTCTTTCTGGCGCTCTTTCTGGGCGTGATCTGCCTGTGCCTGTTCATCTACTTCATCCGCTCGATTTCGCTGTCAATCCAGGTCGACTACATCCTCAACCGGGTCTACAAGCAGACCCTCGGCCAGCTCCACGCCAGACGCCGCCAGCTTGACGACCGCGACGTGATTCCCTGGCCCGACGACAGCCACTGGACGACGATCCGCGCGCGACGTTCGGGCTACTTCAAGGCGCTGAACGTCTCTGCGGCGCAGGCGCTGCTGGAAGAGCAGAACGCGCACATGACGATCCAGGTGCATTACGGCTTTTTCGTCATGCCGGGCCACCCGCTGATCCGCCTGGACCGCGAGCTGGACGAAGACTGCGTGAGCCGGCTGCTGGACTGCTTCGACTTCTATGTCGAAGAGTACGCCCACCGACACTTCTTCTTCGGCTTCAAGCAGATCGTCGAAATCGCCATCCGCGCCTTGAGCCCGGGCATCAACGACCCGGGCACGGCGATCAAGGCGATCGACATGCTTGGCGTGCTCTTGGCCGAGCGCATGCACCTGCCCGACCACGAAGTCGCCCCGATCGAGGGCCAGCCGCGCCTGTTCATCCGCGAGCTGGAGCTGGACGCCATGCTGCAGCTGGCGTTCGGCCCCCTGCGCCGCTACGGCAGCAACGACCTGCAGGTACTGATGACGCTGCTGCAGGCCTGCAAGAATCTGCTGTACGCCGCCGGCAACAGCGCCACCGAGCGTGTCCTGCTGCGCCACGCCGAAGCGGTCGTCGAACAGGCATCGATCACCCTGTCCGGCGCGCTGGATCGCCAGGCGATGGCCGAGGCGGTGCAGTCACTGAACCAGGCGGTACGTCATGCCGAGCCGCTGTCGCGCGCGCTGCTGCGGGAATCCTGAGCGTTTGCTGCTGCCCAACAGCAACACAGGGAGCGGTGTGTTGCGATGAGCCACCCCACCCAATCGATTTTCTACTTTCCAATCAGCAGGTTACGAGGTTTCGCAGGCCCAGGGTCGGCGTACCGAAACTTGCCTTCGACTGTTTCGCTGCCTAGGGTGTGCCCATGAAGTCTTTAATCGCCCCCATCAGTTCACTGCTCGCCGGCGTCGCGCTGCTGCTGCTCGGTCACGGCCTGCTCAACACCCTGCTGACCCTGCGCGGCATCGCCGAGGGCTATTCGACCGGCATGGTCGGCCTGCTGATGTCCGGCTATTTCGGCGGCTTCCTGATCGGCACCTGGCTCGCGCCCTCGCTGATCCGGCGTATCGGCCACATCCGCACGTTTTCCTTCTACGCCGCGCTGGCGGCGACCGCCGTGCTGCTGCACGTGCTGATCGTCAATCCCTGGGTGTGGCTGGTGCTGCGGGTGATGTACGGGGTCGCGCTGGTGACGCTGTACATGGTCATCGAGAGCTGGCTGAACGCGCAGGTCAGCGGCGAGAAGCGCGGCCAGGTGTTCGCGGTGTACATGGCGGTCAACCTCGGTTCGCTGGCGGCGGCGCAGCAGTTGCTGGGGCTCGACAGCCCGATGGAATTCACCCTGTTCGCCGTGGCGACCATCCTCATCGGCGCGGCGATGATGCCGATCACCCTCACCCGCCAGCCGCAACCGGCACTGCCGGACGTGCCGCCGACCGACCTGCTGCAACTGGCGCGCATCGCCCCGCTGCCGTTGATGGCGGCCGGCATCTCGGGCTTCTGTCTGGGCGGGTTCTGGGGGCTGGCTCCGGTCTATGCGGGGCAGGTCGGCTTCGATGACGCCGGCATCGGCCTGATGATGAGCGTGACCATTCTCGGCGGCGCGCTGCTGCAATGGCCGATCGGGCTGCTCTCTGATCGCTTCGAGCGGCGCAGCGTGCTGCTCTGGGTAGTCACGCTGGCCGCGGCGCTGCCGCTCGGCCTGGCGCTGCTCGAAGCCGGCCCGGTGTTGCTGGGCGTAATGTTCGTCTGGGGCGGGCTGGCGTTCTCGATCTATTCCATCGCCGTCGCGCAGATGGTCGACCACCTCAACCCGGACGAGATTCTCTCCGGTTCCAGCGGCCTGCTGCTGGTCAACGGCTTCGGCGCGGCGCTCGGCCCGGTGATCGCCGGCGGCCTGATGCACCTGGCCGGCCCGGTGGCGCTGCCGCTGTTCTACACGGTGTCGCTGGGTGTGCTGGCGTTCTACGCCTTCTATCGTCCGCGCAAGGTCATCGATCTGGTCACCGAGCCGCACGGCCACTTTACGCCGATGCTGCGCACCAGCCCCACGGTGATGGAGCTGATGCCCGATGCGCCGGAAAGCGTGCCTGCCGAACCGCTCAGCGAGGAGCCTCTGGACGATCTGCCACCCGAAGAGCCGCCGGCGGAGCAACGCACCGGCACCTGATGGTGCCTCAGTAATCGACCTTGCCGCGTCCGGCCTTGATCGCACCGCGTTTGCTCTTGCCCTCCAGCCGGCGCGTCTTCGAGCCCAGCGTGGGCCGCGTCGGCCGGCGCGCCTTCTCGACCTTGGCGACGCTGCGAATCAGCTCGGCGAGCCGTTCGAGCGCATCGGCACGGTTCAGCTCCTGCGTGCGATAGCGCTGGGCCTTGATGACGATCACGCCATCGGCGGTGATGCGGCTGTCGCGCAGCGCCAGCAGGCGTTCCTGGTAGAACGCCGGCAGCGACGACGCCTTGATGTCGAAGCGCAGGTGCAGCGCACTGGACACCTTGTTGACGTTCTGCCCACCAGCGCCCTGGGCGCGAATGGCGGTGAACTCGATCTCGGCATCCGGCAGCTGCACGGCGTCGGAAATTTCCAGCATGGGACCTTCGCGCACTCGGGATTCGCGGCGATTGTCCTACGCGCACGCCGTCACGGACAGGTTTGAACACAATTGGCCGGCAAAACGCGCCGGGCTTTCGGCTAACGTAATCCACCTCGCGTACAGGGACTTTCCATGGATTCGATCACCCAGGCGGTACTCGGCGCCAGCGTGCAGGCCGCCCTGCTCGGTCGCTGGCAGGGCCGCAAGGCGCTGCTGTACGGCGCCGCGCTCGGCACGCTGCCGGATTTCGACGTGGTCATCGACTACGGCGATGCGGTGGCGAACATGACTTACCACCGCGGCTTCAGCCATTCGCTGTTCGTGGTCAGTGCCGTCGCCCTGCTGCTGACGGCACTGATCCGCCGCTGGCGACCGGATGCCGGCTATTCCGGCACGCGCCTGCTACTCACGCTGTGGCTGGTACTGCTCACCCATGTGCTGCTCGATGCGTTCACCAGCTACGGCACGCAATTGCTGTGGCCGTTGCCGACACCGCCGATCGCCTGGTCGAGCGTGTTCATCATCGATCCGCTGTACAGCGTTCCGCTGCTGCTGGCGGTGCTGGTCGGCGGTCTGTTCGGCCTGCGCGGGCGTGCCGCGCGCTGGCCGGCGGCGGCGCTGCTGTTGTCTTCGCTGTATCTGGGCTTCACCGTCGCCGGCAAGCAGATGGCCGAGCAACGGGTCGAGAGGGCGATGGCCAGCGCGGGTATCCAGGCCGAACGGCTGTTCAGCACGCCCACGCCGTTCAACAGCCTGCTCTGGCGGGTGATCCTGATTGACGGTGCGCAGTACCACGAGGCGCTGGTCAGCTGGTTCGATGACGCGCCGCCGCAGTTCGTGAGCCTGCCGCGCGGCGAGCCCCTGGCGCAGGTGCTGGCCGATTCGCCACAGCACGCGCGCCTGCAATGGTTCAGCGGCGGTTTTCTACGCTACGACGAGGAGGACGGACGCTTGCTGGTCACCGACTTGCGCCTGGGCATGACCGGCTATCACCCCTTCCGCTTCCCCCTGGCCGAACGCAACGGCAGCGGCTGGACGCTGCTGCATGAGGCCGAGCGGCTCCCCGCCGAGCGTGGCGACCTGGCGCGGCTGGAAGTGCTCTGGCGACGTATCTGGCAGCAGCATCCCGAAGTACCGCTACAGGCCTGGGCGGCCGACCTCGGCCAGCGCTGAGCATCCGCCACGAACAAAAACCCCGGCGCGCGGCCGGGGTCGGTTTGGCTGAGCGGCCAGGTGTCAGATACGGAACTGCCGGACCAGCGCCTGCAACTCGCCCCCCAGACGCGCCAGTTCGGCGCTGGCGGCGGCGGTCTGTTCGCTGGCGCTGGCGCTCTGCTCGCCGATGTCGCGCACACGGGTGACACTCTCGGAAATGTTCTCCGCGACCGCACTTTGCTCCTCGGCGGCGGCGGCGATCTGCTGATTCATCTGCTCGATGGTCGATACCGACTCGGTAATCCGGCCCAGCGCCGCGCCCGCTTCGTTGGCCAGCTCGACGGTGCTCTGGGTCAGGCCACGGCTGGTTTCCATCTGCTCGACAGCCTGGCGCGCGACGCGCTGCAGATTGCCGATCAGCCCCTCGATCTCCTCGGTGGAGTCATGCGTGCGTCGCGCCAGCGCGCGCACCTCGTCGGCGACCACGGCAAAGCCGCGCCCCTGCTCGCCGGCACGCGCGGCCTCAATGGCGGCGTTGAGCGCCAGCAGGTTGGTTTGCTCGGCTACCGCGCGGATCACCTCGAGCACGCTGCCGATGCGCCCGCTCTCACTGTTCAACTCCTCGATGGCACGCGCCGACTGCTCGACCTCCGTAGACAGGTTGCCGATGCCGTCGATGGCGCTGCGCACCACCTGGTCGCCCTGGCGTGACTGCTGGTCGGCCTGCCGCGCGGCGAACGAGGCCTGCTCGGCGTTCTGCGCCACTTCCTGCACGGTGGCGGCCATTTCGTTCATGGCGGTGGCGACCTGATCGGTTTCCTCGCGCTGGCGCTCCACACCGGCGCTGGTCTGCGCGGTGACGGCCGACAGCTGTTCGGCCGCTGCGGCGATCTGGCTGACGCCGCCGCCGATGCGGCCGATCAGCGTGCGCAGGCTGTCGGTCATGTCGTGCATGGCGTTCTGCAGCTGGCCCAGCTCGTCGCCGCGTTGGCTGGCCTGCGACTGGGTGAGATCGCCAGAAGCCACCCGCTGCGCCTGCTGCACGGTGTGGCGCAGCGGCACAACGATCATCCGCGAGATGCCCGCCGCGGCGAGCAGGCCGATGAGAATCGCCAGTGCACCGATCACCGCCAACAGCAGGTAGGTGCTCGCGCGCTGCGCGTGCATCTGCTCGGTGGCGGCCGCCAGCGTCTGCTCGGCGGCCGCGATCACCACGCGCGACTGCTCGGCCATCTGCTGCTCCACGTCGAGGCGCTTGCCGCGGTTCGCACGGAACTCGTCGAACGCTTGGCGATAGGCCTCCAGCTCGGCGAGCGCGGTGTCCATCGAGGTTTTCTGCTCGTCGTTCAGCCAGATCTTCAGGTTGCTGCCGATGGTGACGACATCGGTGTGCAGCGATTGCCAGTTGCGGGCGTTCTCCTCGGCGCTGG belongs to Pseudomonas phenolilytica and includes:
- a CDS encoding metal-dependent hydrolase → MDSITQAVLGASVQAALLGRWQGRKALLYGAALGTLPDFDVVIDYGDAVANMTYHRGFSHSLFVVSAVALLLTALIRRWRPDAGYSGTRLLLTLWLVLLTHVLLDAFTSYGTQLLWPLPTPPIAWSSVFIIDPLYSVPLLLAVLVGGLFGLRGRAARWPAAALLLSSLYLGFTVAGKQMAEQRVERAMASAGIQAERLFSTPTPFNSLLWRVILIDGAQYHEALVSWFDDAPPQFVSLPRGEPLAQVLADSPQHARLQWFSGGFLRYDEEDGRLLVTDLRLGMTGYHPFRFPLAERNGSGWTLLHEAERLPAERGDLARLEVLWRRIWQQHPEVPLQAWAADLGQR
- a CDS encoding methyl-accepting chemotaxis protein; translation: MHDMTDSLRTLIGRIGGGVSQIAAAAEQLSAVTAQTSAGVERQREETDQVATAMNEMAATVQEVAQNAEQASFAARQADQQSRQGDQVVRSAIDGIGNLSTEVEQSARAIEELNSESGRIGSVLEVIRAVAEQTNLLALNAAIEAARAGEQGRGFAVVADEVRALARRTHDSTEEIEGLIGNLQRVARQAVEQMETSRGLTQSTVELANEAGAALGRITESVSTIEQMNQQIAAAAEEQSAVAENISESVTRVRDIGEQSASASEQTAAASAELARLGGELQALVRQFRI